The Kluyveromyces marxianus DMKU3-1042 DNA, complete genome, chromosome 6 genome window below encodes:
- the EXO1 gene encoding exonuclease 1, translating to MGVSGLLPQLKPIQNPVSLARYQGETLAIDGYAWLHRSAHSCAMELALNQPTDKYLQFFIKRITMLKHFGITPFFVFDGDSIQVKKDTEQKRADKRHENREKAHALYAAGDKRLAYDYFQKCVSITPEMAKCVIEYLQVNSIPYVVAPYEADAQMVYLEKEGLVHGIISEDSDLLVFGCRRLITKLNDNAECIEIDRRNFSQLNSGKFPLGKLNEEQLISLVCLSGCDYTNGIPKVGLITAMKYVVKNRTMRQALAEIERDGKLAVPKTFWEEYEYASFAFRFQRVWCPKREKLWTLNDVPREYMANEKLFRCIGAAIRKGIREKEVIFSDDMIDHELHRRISVGELDPFDFNKPLANRERKLRLQNGASSSSVSVTTATSTTTTIDSIATKRASISSVRCKGKSDGGAGIMSKMERALRKRKMCGDVGAAEAAAGAAGAAAKRTVSSQFFRRPETTPEVRPEVSPEAGPEDNLPDTQEDSTEVSQLLTPEEESEILSEVEEAPGQDQDQGPADPDDSDTNLLAQLRKKFMHEAATTRVPLKNVTNTSGQGPAHAKLPTKLPAKLPARTPQQRPAVRRTMSGAMTSNTVPSRDPSRTSASRSISRSISLSQFAYSRQS from the coding sequence ATGGGTGTTTCAGGACTTCTTCCACAGTTAAAGCCGATACAGAATCCAGTGAGTTTGGCACGGTACCAGGGCGAAACACTAGCCATTGACGGGTATGCGTGGCTTCACAGGTCAGCACATTCATGTGCGATGGAGCTTGCGTTGAACCAGCCCACGGATAAGTACTTGCAGTTTTTCATCAAGCGGATAACGATGCTCAAGCACTTTGGGATTACGCCATTCTTTGTATTTGATGGTGATTCGATCCAAGTGAAGAAGGATACGGAACAAAAGCGAGCAGATAAGCGACATGAGAACCGTGAGAAGGCGCATGCTTTGTATGCTGCTGGAGACAAGCGTCTTGCATACGATTATTTCCAAAAATGTGTGAGTATAACGCCTGAGATGGCGAAATGTGTCATTGAGTACTTGCAAGTGAACAGCATACCGTATGTGGTGGCACCGTACGAGGCGGATGCGCAGATGGTATATTTGGAGAAAGAGGGGCTTGTTCATGGGATTATATCTGAGGATAGCGATTTGTTAGTGTTTGGATGTAGGCGTTTAATTACGAAGTTGAACGACAACGCTGAGTGCATTGAGATCGATCGACGCAATTTCAGCCAGCTGAATTCGGGGAAGTTCCCGTTGGGGAAGTTGAATGAGGAGCAATTGATATCGCTTGTATGTTTGAGCGGGTGTGATTACACGAATGGTATTCCCAAGGTTGGTCTTATTACTGCGATGAAGTATGTGGTGAAGAACCGTACGATGAGGCAAGCGCTTGCTGAGATCGAGAGGGACGGGAAGCTTGCAGTGCCGAAAACGTTTTGGGAGGAGTACGAGTATGCGAGCTTTGCGTTCCGGTTCCAGCGGGTGTGGTGTCCGAAGCGGGAGAAGTTGTGGACGTTGAACGATGTTCCTCGTGAGTACATGGCGAACGAGAAGTTGTTTCGGTGCATTGGAGCGGCGATTCGGAAGGGTATTCGTGAGAAGGAGGTTATTTTCAGCGACGATATGATTGATCACGAGTTGCACAGACGGATCAGTGTTGGAGAGCTGGATCCATTTGATTTCAACAAGCCGTTGGCGAACCGGGAGCGGAAGTTGCGTTTGCAAAACGGCgcgtcgtcgtcgtcggTGAGTGTAACAACAGCGACTTCTACTACCACCACAATTGATAGCATTGCGACGAAACGGGCGAGCATTTCCTCGGTACGGTGCAAGGGCAAGTCCGATGGAGGGGCAGGGATTATGAGCAAGATGGAGCGGGCGCTAAGGAAGCGCAAGATGTGTGGAGACGTGGGAGCGGCGGAGGCTGCGGCGGGGGCTGCGGGGGCTGCGGCCAAGCGGACTGTGAGCAGCCAATTTTTCCGGAGGCCGGAGACTACACCAGAGGTTAGGCCAGAGGTCAGTCCAGAGGCCGGGCCAGAAGACAACTTGCCAGACACACAGGAGGATTCGACAGAAGTGTCGCAACTGCTGACGCCCGAGGAGGAATCGGAAATACTGAGCGAGGTCGAGGAGGCCCCAGGCCAGGACCAGGACCAGGGCCCAGCCGACCCAGACGACTCAGACACAAACCTTCTCGCGCAACTACGCAAGAAGTTCATGCACGAAGCGGCCACGACAAGAGTTCCATTGAAAAACGTTACAAATACGTCTGGCCAGGGTCCTGCCCACGCCAAGCTGCCCACCAAGCTGCCTGCCAAGCTGCCCGCCAGGACTCCACAGCAACGGCCAGCGGTGCGCCGCACCATGTCTGGCGCGATGACATCGAACACCGTTCCGTCACGTGACCCATCCCGGACCAGCGCCTCGCGAAGCATATCGCGAAGCATATCGCTATCGCAGTTTGCATACTCCCGCCAGTCATAG